The sequence ACATTGAATTCCGTGGTGGATAAAGGCACGTTTTCGCCGGCCGAAGTCAGGGTGCGTGTCGCCCTGTTCAACTCCAGATCCCCGGTACGAATAACCACAGGATCAGAATCGGGTTCGGCCCTGTCCTGACGCCGGAGAATGGCCCGGATTCTGGCAAGAAGCTCCCTGGGATTAAAGGGTTTGGGCAAATAATCGTCCGCCCCGAGCTCCAGGCCCACAATCCTGTCTGTATCATCGCCTTTGGCTGTAAGCATGATGACCGGTATCGTATGTTTGGCCCGGATCTGCTTTAGTACCTCTAAGCCATTGGTATCCGGCAGCATGATATCCAGTATCACAATATCCGGCTGGTTATCCCGTATGGCATCAAGGGCATCGGCGCCTAGCATGACGGCATGGGTAAGAAATTCGTTTTCTCCGAAATACTCGGTTAAAAGATCAATGAGTCTTGCATCATCGTCTACGATTAAAACTGTATGGGACATGATTATTTTCCTTTCATTCCTTTTTATAATTGATTTTGCTGTGTTTTTACAAGTTGAGTCAATTGTTTTTATTGAATGGGATGTAGTTTTTATGTTTTGGTGCTCTTTTACTCGATCACCACGTTTTTAGGGAATTTGTTCAAATTCAAGGCGAAAACAATTTTTAACCGGAAGAATATACGACATATTTTGAGGATTAAAAATTGTTTCCAACGCCGAAGTTGGGCAAATTAACAAAAACTTGATCAAGTTTTAGGAAGAAAAGATTGACAACACTGCGTATTAAATGGTTCTTGAACCAGTTGGAAAAACACAATAAGGAGATACCATGTCCTGCCTGGAACTTCTGGCACCGGCGAAAAATATGGAATTTGGCAAAGCCGCTGTTGATCACGGTGCCGATGCCGTGTATATCGGCCCTGAGCGGTTCGGCGCAAGGGCGGCCGCCGGTAACAGTGTGGCGGATATTGAGGCGCTGTGCAACTATGCCCACCGTTATTTCGCCCGGGTGTATGTGGCCTTTAACACCCTGCTTTTCGACAATGAACTTGAGCCGGCAAGGCGTTTGATCCAACAGCTTTACCATGCCGGGGTAGACGCCCTGATCATCCAGGATATGGGGCTTTTAGAGATGGATTTGCCTCCTATCCCCTTATTTGCCAGCACTCAGACCGATAACCGGACTCCGGAAAAGGTCAGATTCCTTGAACAGTCAGGATTCTCCCGTGTTATTCTTGCCCGGGAACTGTCTTTGTCCGCCATTAAGCAGATCCGGGACGCCACGCGTGTGGATCTTGAGGCCTTTGTCCACGGGGCATTGTGCGTGTGTTATTCCGGGCAATGTTACATGAGTGCGGCCATTGGCGGCAGAAGCGCCAACCGTGGCGCCTGCGGTCAGCCCTGCCGGCTTGCCTGGAACCTTGAGGATAAAGAGGGAACGGTGCTTTGTGAAAACAGGCATCTGCTCTCTTTAAAGGACATGAATCGCGCTGACTTCCTGGGGGATCTGGTCCGGGCCGGCATCACCTCGTTTAAGATTGAAGGACGGCTTAAAAGTTTGGATTATGTGAAAAATATCACGGGATTTTATCGCCAAAAGCTTGATGCCCTGATAAAGACCGGTTCCTCCTACACCAAAGCATCCTCGGGTCGGACCACGTTTTTTTTCACACCCGATCCCTGCAAAACCTTTAACCGGGGATTTACCGATTATTTTCTTTCCGGTTCATCCCATTCCCCATCCGGCGCAATTGACGCCTTTGATACGCCAAAATCTGTGGGCGAACCCATAGGCCAGGTGAAACAAATTAAAAACCAGGCCCTGGTACTGGATCGGCCCCATGATCTGCGGGCCGGGGACGGAGTTTGTTTTCCCAAAGTAACGGGCCGGCTCAAAGGGTTTTATGTGAACCGGGTGGATGAAAACCAACGTGTGTTTCCGTCCGGAAAAACACAGATTCACAAAAAGGATTTGCCAAAGGGAACCATGGTATTCAGAAATCATGACCTTGGGTTTGCACGCCTTATGGCAGGCATGACCGCCCAAAGAAAAATATCCCTGGATATGACGTTTTGTGAGCACCCCCAAGGGTTTGAGTTGTCCTGTGTGGATGAGGACAATATCCAGGCCCGGGCCCTGCTTGATGTCCCGGGGGAGCCTGCCCGCAACCCGGACACGGCCAGGGCAGCCATTAAAAAGCAGTTGGGCAAGCTGGGTAATACCTGTTTTGAACTGAACCGCCTTGAAATCCTTTCAAAACCGGTGTTCCTGCCTGCCGCGGACCTGAACCGTTTACGCCGAGATCTGGTGGCGTGCCTGGAAAAGAACCGGTTAAAGGCCTATGTGCGGCTGACTGCCGGGCCCAGGCCGACGCCGGTTCCGTTTTATCAGGATAACCTTGATTTCCGGGCCAATGCAGCCAATCGTCTATCCATTCAATTTTATAAAAAAAGAGGCGTAAAATCCATTGATCCGGCTTTTGAATGTGCTTCGCCGGGACCGGGTACGCCGGTCATGACCACAAAACACTGTATTCGCCGCAGCCTTGGGTGGTGCCACGGAAAGGCAGATAAAAACAGGGCCGGTTCCACGGCCCGGCCTGCTGTGGGACCGTTGTTCCTGACCCATGGTAAACACCGGTTTCAAGTGATTTTTAACTGCCGGGAATGTGAGATGCAGATCCGGACCCTCATTCCCGGCAGTTAAAGCCGGTTGTTACCCGCAGCCGTTTTAAAAAAAATCACACCTTCTTCCACAACGCATAAAAATGGTGGACAGGTCCATGCCCCGAGCCGGTTTGGATATCTGCACCGGCCTTTAATGCCTCGGTGATATAGGTTTTGGCCTCGGCAACGGCTGTCTTCAGATCAAGTCCCCGGGCAAGGCCTGCGGCAATGGCCGATGACAGGGTGCATCCAGTTCCGTGGCTGTTTTTTGTGTCCACACGGTCTGCCGTATAGCGGGTTGTCTGCCCGGAGGCGGCTTCATAAAGCAGATCAATGCCCGGTCCCGAAGTCAGGTGCCCGCCCTTGACCAAGACATTGGCTGAGCCAAGATCTGCCAGGGCCGCGGCAGCGCCTTCCATTTTATCCGGTGTGTCGATGGTCTTGCCCAAAAGCACCGAGGCTTCGGGTAAATTGGGGGTCATCACCGTGGCCAGGGGCAGCAGGTGTTTTTTCAGTGCGTCCACGGCATCATCCTGCAGCAGATTGTCGCCGGATTTGGAGATCATTACCGGGTCCAGCACTACATTGGGGCATTGCCATTGTTTGAGTTTTTCGGCCACCACTTCGATGACTTCAGGGGAGTGCAACATGCCGATTTTCACGGCATTGGTGCCGATATCCGACATCACGGCATCAATCTGTTCCCCGATGAATGCCGGGGGAACAGGAAAGATACCTGTGACGCTGTGGGTGTTCTGGGCCGTGAGTGCCGTGATGGCGGACATGCCGAATACCCCTAAAGCACTGAAGGTCTTCAAGTCTGCCTGGACACCGGCCCCGCCGCCGCTGTCGGAACCTGCGATGGTTAATGCGCGATAATATGTTTTCATAATATTAAACCTTTCTTTGGATGGGATTTTTGGGGCTTGATTCTATTGTCGGCCATTTTTTGTAGGGGCAATCCCCCTGTGGTTGCCCACGTCAGGGCAGGCACGGTGACCTGCCCCTACAGCAACCGGCGTTAGAACCAATCCCGATTTTTTTTAATTGTTGTTGTTCCAGTTGCAAATAAGCGCCTGTGGATTGACTGTATTTTTAATCAGTCCGTATTTCAGGGCAAAATCTATGAATGCCTGCCATTTTTCAGGGTCACTGACCTGGCCCGGGGCTGCAAAATATTCTGCTGTCAAGGCAAACGCTTTTTTTTCTGTTTCTTTATCCACGTCGGGCAGGGCGTCAAAGTAAAGAGACAGCGCTTTATCAGGATTCTTTTGAATGTCGGCCAGAGCCTTGTGAACAGCCACAACAAATCCATGGATCGCAGCTTTTTTCGCTTCCAGGGTGGCTTCACCTGCCGCGAAAATCAGCTCTTCGTATTCCGGGATGCCGTATTTTTCCAGTTCAAAAAACCGGGGGGTAAACCCCTGCTGCTGCATGGTCACGGTTTCGTAGGTTTTAAAGGGGCCCATAACGGCGGCGACCTGTTTTGAGGCCAGGGCGGGCAGGATAGTAAATCCCACATTCACCGGGGTGTAGTCCGTGATCCCGTTGATGTCGGCAAAGCCTTTGAGCAGCATGTCCATCAGTCCGGGCACGGTGTAACCGATTTTTTTACCGGACAGATCTGCAGGTTTTTTGATCGACTCGTCCAAAAACATCAGGGTGGTCAGGGGCTTGACCACAAGGGGGGCCACGGCTTTAACCTTGAGCCCTGCATCTGCCGCCATAATGGCCTGGGGCTGGTAGGACACGGCCAGATCCACCTTGCCTGCTGCGGCAAGCTTCAGCGCATCCGATGTCTCCGACGGGACGATAATCTCAACGTCCAACCCCTGGTCCGCAAAATATCCGGATTTTTGGGCAAGATAGACAGGCAGGTGGTCTACGTTGGGAAACCAGTCCAGCATAAGTGTCAGTTTTTGTGCCCAGGCGGTGCTGCAAAGCATCGTAAAAATCATCAATGTCAGAACAACATGTCGTTTCATTAGTTCTCCTTTTTTTTCACAATTCATTGTTTTTCCATGTCACCATTCGTTTTTCAGCAAAACCGACCAAGGCCCACAGCCCAAGCCCCATGGCCGAAAGCCAGAGAATGCAGGCAAATACCAGATCCGTATTCAGCCGGGCATTGGACTGGATCATCAGATACCCAAGCCCTTTCTGGGCCCCCACCCATTCGCCGATGACCGCGCCGATGGTGGCCACGGTAACGCCCACCTTGAGCCCGGAGAAAAACTGGGGCAACGCCCAGGGCCAGTATAACAGGCGCAGCTTCATCCAGAAACCCGCACCCATAAGGGTAAACAACCTGCGAAAATCAGGGTCGCAGCTTTTAAGACCGGATAACAGGCTCACGGTAATGGGGAAAAAAATGATGACCCAGGCCATGAAGACCTTGGACCAGATGCCGTACCCCAGCCAGATCACAAGCAGCGGGGCCAGGGCAAATACCGGCACGGCCTGGGATGCCACCAGAAACGGGGACAGGCCTTTTTCAATGCCGGGCCGGGCAAACATGAATATGGCCAATGGAATGGATGTCATTAGGGCAAGGACAATGCCCAACACGATTTCCAGGGCCGTGGCCAAGGCATGGGGCCAGATCAGGGGTGCTTTTGTCACCGCACAAAGGCCGATGGCCGATGGCGGGGGCAGAATAAATGCCGGAATGTTCATGGCCCGCACAAGGACCTCCCATAAAATCAGTATGGCCAGGGTCAGGGATGCCGGGAAAAGCGTGTCTGACCATCTCATCCCTGGACCTTTTCCTTTTCTATGAGCAACCGGGAAAGAATCCGGGCCTTGATCTCCATGAATTCCGGCAGGCTGAAATCCCTTGGTTTAGATGCTCTGGGTTGGAATCGTTCCAGGATGGCCATGGGGGCAGGACCTAAAAGGATGATTTCATCGGCCAGGGCCAGGGCCTCTTCAATATCGTGGGTGATCATGAGAACCGTCTTGCCGAACTCTTTTTGCAGCATGAGCAGCAGGCTTTGCAGTTCCCGGCGGGTAATGGCGTCCAGGGCGGACAGGGGTTCGTCCAGCAGGACCAGCTCCCGGTCAAACATCAGGGTGCGGGCCAGGGCGCATCGCTGGCGCATGCCGCCTGACACCTGGTAGGGATAATAGGTCCCGAATCCTGTAAGCCCGATTTTCTCGAAGATTCGGGCACGTGTCTCCTTGGCCTGGTTCATATTTCTCAGTGACCGGGGCTTTGCCTGCACCGGCAAAAGAGTGTTTTCTTCCAGTGTCAGCCAGGGCAGCAGCATGTCCTTTTGCTGCATATAAGCGGCGAGGCTGCCAAGATGGGCAACGGCATTGCCCTGCCACACAATCCGGCCCTGGTCAGGACAGACTATGCCGGTCAAGCAGTCAAAAAGGGTGGACTTCCCGCATCCGGACGGACCCACGATGACCGTAAACCGCCCTTGGGGCAGGGTCAGGTCAAAATTTTTAAAAATGGTTTGCAAACCAAATGATTTGGCCAGGTCTGTAACCTCAAGCATAGGTTGGGTCCAGTCTTGTCTTTAGGTAACGCCGCAGGGGGGATGGGGGAAGGAAAAAAGCTTTCCTTCGCCGGTATGATCCGGATCAGGTTCCAAGGGTCAAAACAGGGGTTATCTGTTTTCTCTCAGCCAAATACCTTCGGCGCCCCCAGCCTTCCATTGACTATGCAGTTGAAACGCACTGTAGCACTGCGTTTTTACCATGTCAAACCCTGAGACGAACAAAAACAGGACAATTACATATAAGTTGATGTCAAGATCATTGAGGCTCTTTTTTTAAGCTAAAAATGGCTAATTGCAAAAAACTAACCGGACATCACTGAAGGATATTGAAAAATTATTTAGAAAGAAATAATTTAATGCCTGTGGATACTTTTCACCAGGCTATCTTAATGCAGGATAATTTTAAGTACTGAATTTTATGATTACTGATTTAAAGGACCTTCATGACTTTCTTTCGCGGGTGCCGTTGTTTTCATCGGTGCCCGCGGATCAGATCCGGGAAATTGCCGGGTTGTTTACAACGAAATTTTATTATAAAGGCGATGTTATCTGCCGTCAGGACGAGCCTGGAGATTCCATGTATGTGATCCGGTCGGGTATTGTATCGGTGTTCAAGGAAACGGATGGACAACGGCTTTTTGTAAGCGAGTTGAAACGGGGAAATTTTTTTGGTGAAATGTCCCTGCTTTCCGGTGCGCATAGAAATTCAACGGTAGAGGCTTCGCTGGATGTGACTGTATTTTGCCTGACCCGTGAGAATTTTGACGTTTTGATCAAAAGCAATAGAAGCATTGGATTGTATCTGAGCCGTTTTTATGCCAAACGCATGAGTGTTGAGACAGAGGGTGGCAGGTCCCAGGCAATGACACCGACATTCTACGCTGTTTCCGCCACAGGGCCGGCGCTGGGGGTGTCTCATTTTTTATATTCCGTTTCCTTTCATATTTCTGATGAATCATATAAACGGGTGGTGGTAATTGAGCCTCATCTTGGCGCTGACAGAATAATGGAGAAATATGACTTATCTCGGATGGACTGCCCGGATCCGGGACTTTTCAGGTTCCTGCCCCCGGATAGCTATAAACCCGCAGATATCAACTGGTATGAACATGTGTCAGGCTTTCATGTTTTGCAACTGCGAACCGGCTTTTCTGACAAGCTGTCTGAGATTATGCCGGTTCTGATGACCGGCCTGAAAGAATCTTATGATGTGGTGTTTTTCAATCTGACCCATTGCCTTAATGATATGGACCGGCTGTTTATTCGGTTGTGTGACCGAACGCTTTTACTTATTCATAATACAGAGGAAAAACTTGGAGAGGTTCGCTCCCGGCTTTCAGCTCTTGATGAAATTTGTGGAACCAGCGCGTTTTTAGGAAGAATCCGGGTGGGGGTCAGCCATTTATACGGAGACACAGGGGTGGCCCGGCAGGAACTGAAACAACGTCTGGGGCTTTCTGAGACACCGGGTATCTGGGTGGACCGCTCCACGTTGGCGGTTAACGACCGGATAGATACTGATAAATGTTTTCCCGTACGAGGGCCGAGGGCTGTTGCCCGCGAAATTGCCGGTATCCGCTTGGGGCTTGCGCTGGGTGCCGGTGGTGCAAGGGGGTGGGCTCATATCGGCGTGCTTAAAGTGTTGGAGGACGCCGGCATCCATATTGATATGATTTCAGGAACCAGCATGGGCGCGGTTGTAGGCGGGATTTATGCGGCCACCGCCTCTGTTGAAAAATTAAAGCAGTCTACTATTGACTTGTTTTTAACCCGGGCTGACACTCGCAGAAAAATTTTTGACTATACCCTGCCCAAAAAAGGCTTACTCAAGGGTGAAAAGGCGGCTCAACTTGTACGAACAGCAGTCAATAATGCAGATTTTCTGGATTTGATGATCCCGACCTACCTGGTAGGCGTAGATATTTTGAACGAAGAGGAAGTGATTTTTGAAACCGGCGATGTTACGGATGCCGTTCGTTCCAGTATTGCAATTCCTGCCGTTTTTTCTCCCTTTAAACACCAGGGCCGGTGGATGGTGGACGGTGGACTTTTGAATCCTGTACCTGTGGATGTCCTGCTTCGAAAGGGGGCGGACATGGTCATTGCCGTAAGCATTGAGTCAAAGCCTTCTCAGGCTAAAACACAAGAGAAAGATCCCGGCATTAAACAGATTATTTCCCAGACCATCAGCATCGTCCACGGTAAGGCCGCCAGTGATTTTGTAAAAAACGCAAACCTTGTACTTTACCCGGATGTGGGCGCTTATGCCTGGGATGATTTCCACCAGGGTATTGCCTTGATGCGTCAAGGTATGGAAGAATGTGTTGAACGGTTGCCGGATATTCAAAAAATGATCGCTGAAAAACAGGGCCGGCCCCATTGAAATAATTAGAGCTTGAACGGAAACCCGTGTTTGGACGAAAAGTTGCCCAGATGCAAGGCGCAGGAAAATTTATAACCGGAGCATACTAAAGTATGTGAGGATTGTAAATTTTCCTGCAACGCCGCAGATGGGGGACTTTTCGTTCAAACACTAAGTAGCGTAAGAAAAGGAAAATCTATGTCATCAGAGAACAATGAGGCCGCTTCCGGCAGGTTGGGTACGTTTGCCGGTGTTTTTACGCCAAGTATTTTGACCATTCTCGGGATCATTCTTTTCCTGCGTTTAGGATATGTGGTGGGCTCAGCCGGGCTTGGAAAAGCTATGATTATCATTGCTGTGGCCAACCTGATTTCCGTTCTGACCAGTTTTTCTTTGGCTGCCATTGCCACCAATATGAAGGTTGGCGGCGGCGGTGACTATTACCTGATTTCAAGAACCCTTGGCATAGAATTTGGCGGGGCCATCGGCATTGTGCTGTTTTTAGCCCAGTCTGTGTCCATTGCCTTTTACTGCATTGGTTTCGGCGAGGCCCTGGCCGCCATTCTCGGGCTGTCCGGTCATGGGACGGTACAGCTTATTGCAGGCACAGCGTTGCTGTTTCTTTTTGTGCTGGCATGGGTCGGCGCGGATCTGGCCACTAAGTTTCAGTATGTGGTTATGGTCTTTTTAACCTTGGCACTTTTATCCTTTTATATTGGCGGTATCCGACAGTGGGATACCGGACTTTTGATGGAGAACTGGGTTGCCGGGGAAGGCACGGCTCCTTTTTGGATTCTTTTTGCCTTGTTTTTTCCCGCGGTGACCGGATTTACCCAAGGGGTGAGCATGTCCGGCGATCTTGAAGATCCCGGTAAAAGCCTGCCCACCGGGACTTTTGCTGCAGTCTTTCTTTCTATACTGGTCTATGTCTCCGTGGCTGTGGTGTTTGCCGCTTCCACACCGCTGAAAACCCTGGCCAATGACTACGGGGCCATGAAACAGATTTCCATGTATGGCTGGCTGATAAATGCCGGTGTTATTGCCGCCACCCTCTCTTCGGCCATGGCCTCGTTTCTTGGGGCACCCAGGATTTTGAAGTCCCTGGCTGCGGATAAAATATTTCCCTTTCTTAATCCCTTTGCCAAAGGCTATGGTCCGTCCGACAATCCCCGCCGGGGGGTGTTGCTCTCATTTGGAATCGCTGTGGCCACCATTTCCATGGGCCGGCTGAACCTGATTGCAGGGGTGGTCTCCATGTTTTTTTTAATCTCCTATGGGTTGCTCAATTATGCCACTTATTTTGAGGCGTCTGCCGAGACTCCGTCTTTCAGGCCCCGGTTCCGATGGTACAATAAAAAGATAAGTCTTGTGGGCGCGTTGACCTGCCTGGGCGTGATGCTGGCCATTGATCTTCGAACCGGGATTGCTGCCGTGGCCATCCTGTTTGCCATTTTTCAGTATCTCAAACGGGTATCCGTCCCTGCAAGGTGGGCGGACAGCCGGCGCTCTTACTATCTTAAACTGGTCAGAAAAAATCTGTTGGAGGCACAAAAGGTTCTGGCGCATTCAAGGGACTGGCGACCCTATGTCCTTGTATTGTCCAATGACGAAGAACATATGAAACAGTTACTGGATTTCTCCGCTCTGATCGAGGGAAAAAGCGGCATTACAACAGCTGTACGGCTTCTTCCGGCACGGGGATACCGTGCTGTAAAACTTAAGGCAGAGGCGGAAAAGGATCTGGCCCGAATTATTTCCGAGAAAGAAAGTTCAGCATTTTCCCTTGTACTCTCTTCGGAGTATACGGCCAACGGCCTGTCCGTGCTGTGCCAGAGCTTTGGGCTTGGGCCGATTAAAGCTAATACCGTACTCATGAGCTGGAATGAGCAGTCTGTCAAAAATGATGGTCCCGTACAATTCCAGAATTACCGGGAGCTGATCCGACCGGCCGTTCAGTCCGGGTGCAATATCATTCTCTGGGACCAGAAGGAGCTGCCTGAAAC comes from uncultured Desulfobacter sp. and encodes:
- a CDS encoding response regulator: MSHTVLIVDDDARLIDLLTEYFGENEFLTHAVMLGADALDAIRDNQPDIVILDIMLPDTNGLEVLKQIRAKHTIPVIMLTAKGDDTDRIVGLELGADDYLPKPFNPRELLARIRAILRRQDRAEPDSDPVVIRTGDLELNRATRTLTSAGENVPLSTTEFNVLEVLMKHPNTVLSREQITNMAQGRNFMADDRSVDIHVSKLRGKIEKNPSSPLRIKTIWGTGYMFINQDS
- a CDS encoding U32 family peptidase translates to MSCLELLAPAKNMEFGKAAVDHGADAVYIGPERFGARAAAGNSVADIEALCNYAHRYFARVYVAFNTLLFDNELEPARRLIQQLYHAGVDALIIQDMGLLEMDLPPIPLFASTQTDNRTPEKVRFLEQSGFSRVILARELSLSAIKQIRDATRVDLEAFVHGALCVCYSGQCYMSAAIGGRSANRGACGQPCRLAWNLEDKEGTVLCENRHLLSLKDMNRADFLGDLVRAGITSFKIEGRLKSLDYVKNITGFYRQKLDALIKTGSSYTKASSGRTTFFFTPDPCKTFNRGFTDYFLSGSSHSPSGAIDAFDTPKSVGEPIGQVKQIKNQALVLDRPHDLRAGDGVCFPKVTGRLKGFYVNRVDENQRVFPSGKTQIHKKDLPKGTMVFRNHDLGFARLMAGMTAQRKISLDMTFCEHPQGFELSCVDEDNIQARALLDVPGEPARNPDTARAAIKKQLGKLGNTCFELNRLEILSKPVFLPAADLNRLRRDLVACLEKNRLKAYVRLTAGPRPTPVPFYQDNLDFRANAANRLSIQFYKKRGVKSIDPAFECASPGPGTPVMTTKHCIRRSLGWCHGKADKNRAGSTARPAVGPLFLTHGKHRFQVIFNCRECEMQIRTLIPGS
- the thiD gene encoding bifunctional hydroxymethylpyrimidine kinase/phosphomethylpyrimidine kinase, giving the protein MKTYYRALTIAGSDSGGGAGVQADLKTFSALGVFGMSAITALTAQNTHSVTGIFPVPPAFIGEQIDAVMSDIGTNAVKIGMLHSPEVIEVVAEKLKQWQCPNVVLDPVMISKSGDNLLQDDAVDALKKHLLPLATVMTPNLPEASVLLGKTIDTPDKMEGAAAALADLGSANVLVKGGHLTSGPGIDLLYEAASGQTTRYTADRVDTKNSHGTGCTLSSAIAAGLARGLDLKTAVAEAKTYITEALKAGADIQTGSGHGPVHHFYALWKKV
- a CDS encoding ABC transporter substrate-binding protein; this encodes MKRHVVLTLMIFTMLCSTAWAQKLTLMLDWFPNVDHLPVYLAQKSGYFADQGLDVEIIVPSETSDALKLAAAGKVDLAVSYQPQAIMAADAGLKVKAVAPLVVKPLTTLMFLDESIKKPADLSGKKIGYTVPGLMDMLLKGFADINGITDYTPVNVGFTILPALASKQVAAVMGPFKTYETVTMQQQGFTPRFFELEKYGIPEYEELIFAAGEATLEAKKAAIHGFVVAVHKALADIQKNPDKALSLYFDALPDVDKETEKKAFALTAEYFAAPGQVSDPEKWQAFIDFALKYGLIKNTVNPQALICNWNNNN
- a CDS encoding ABC transporter permease, whose translation is MRWSDTLFPASLTLAILILWEVLVRAMNIPAFILPPPSAIGLCAVTKAPLIWPHALATALEIVLGIVLALMTSIPLAIFMFARPGIEKGLSPFLVASQAVPVFALAPLLVIWLGYGIWSKVFMAWVIIFFPITVSLLSGLKSCDPDFRRLFTLMGAGFWMKLRLLYWPWALPQFFSGLKVGVTVATIGAVIGEWVGAQKGLGYLMIQSNARLNTDLVFACILWLSAMGLGLWALVGFAEKRMVTWKNNEL
- a CDS encoding ABC transporter ATP-binding protein, which translates into the protein MLEVTDLAKSFGLQTIFKNFDLTLPQGRFTVIVGPSGCGKSTLFDCLTGIVCPDQGRIVWQGNAVAHLGSLAAYMQQKDMLLPWLTLEENTLLPVQAKPRSLRNMNQAKETRARIFEKIGLTGFGTYYPYQVSGGMRQRCALARTLMFDRELVLLDEPLSALDAITRRELQSLLLMLQKEFGKTVLMITHDIEEALALADEIILLGPAPMAILERFQPRASKPRDFSLPEFMEIKARILSRLLIEKEKVQG
- a CDS encoding cyclic nucleotide-binding and patatin-like phospholipase domain-containing protein, with translation MITDLKDLHDFLSRVPLFSSVPADQIREIAGLFTTKFYYKGDVICRQDEPGDSMYVIRSGIVSVFKETDGQRLFVSELKRGNFFGEMSLLSGAHRNSTVEASLDVTVFCLTRENFDVLIKSNRSIGLYLSRFYAKRMSVETEGGRSQAMTPTFYAVSATGPALGVSHFLYSVSFHISDESYKRVVVIEPHLGADRIMEKYDLSRMDCPDPGLFRFLPPDSYKPADINWYEHVSGFHVLQLRTGFSDKLSEIMPVLMTGLKESYDVVFFNLTHCLNDMDRLFIRLCDRTLLLIHNTEEKLGEVRSRLSALDEICGTSAFLGRIRVGVSHLYGDTGVARQELKQRLGLSETPGIWVDRSTLAVNDRIDTDKCFPVRGPRAVAREIAGIRLGLALGAGGARGWAHIGVLKVLEDAGIHIDMISGTSMGAVVGGIYAATASVEKLKQSTIDLFLTRADTRRKIFDYTLPKKGLLKGEKAAQLVRTAVNNADFLDLMIPTYLVGVDILNEEEVIFETGDVTDAVRSSIAIPAVFSPFKHQGRWMVDGGLLNPVPVDVLLRKGADMVIAVSIESKPSQAKTQEKDPGIKQIISQTISIVHGKAASDFVKNANLVLYPDVGAYAWDDFHQGIALMRQGMEECVERLPDIQKMIAEKQGRPH
- a CDS encoding amino acid permease, yielding MSSENNEAASGRLGTFAGVFTPSILTILGIILFLRLGYVVGSAGLGKAMIIIAVANLISVLTSFSLAAIATNMKVGGGGDYYLISRTLGIEFGGAIGIVLFLAQSVSIAFYCIGFGEALAAILGLSGHGTVQLIAGTALLFLFVLAWVGADLATKFQYVVMVFLTLALLSFYIGGIRQWDTGLLMENWVAGEGTAPFWILFALFFPAVTGFTQGVSMSGDLEDPGKSLPTGTFAAVFLSILVYVSVAVVFAASTPLKTLANDYGAMKQISMYGWLINAGVIAATLSSAMASFLGAPRILKSLAADKIFPFLNPFAKGYGPSDNPRRGVLLSFGIAVATISMGRLNLIAGVVSMFFLISYGLLNYATYFEASAETPSFRPRFRWYNKKISLVGALTCLGVMLAIDLRTGIAAVAILFAIFQYLKRVSVPARWADSRRSYYLKLVRKNLLEAQKVLAHSRDWRPYVLVLSNDEEHMKQLLDFSALIEGKSGITTAVRLLPARGYRAVKLKAEAEKDLARIISEKESSAFSLVLSSEYTANGLSVLCQSFGLGPIKANTVLMSWNEQSVKNDGPVQFQNYRELIRPAVQSGCNIILWDQKELPETAEGADKQRTIDVWWKDDDTSRLMLLLAYLITRDGPWEGAKIRLLACYLDRDNEQIIQMLSDTLDEFRIQAEPKVILGINEKVFLKTSGQTDLVFIPVSLKKDNALMFGDLPADQLLPNLKTVAMVMAAQKIELDSSPEEGRAGELALLFDELKHAEKRVASAKKKALQAAKSTTDFIKDADDMPLNDPDLLRHLKETLALQEKSEEANKKVLKEQAKLMEISQRAKDEGLAVDNEDH